One Gemmatimonadaceae bacterium DNA window includes the following coding sequences:
- a CDS encoding ABC transporter ATP-binding protein — protein sequence MSEKIARSMIRFDDVVVRYAGARANALDGVSFDVPSGAMTAVAGPNGSGKSTLVRALLRRQPLVTGQIMIGGESHSVLTQRELARRVAVAPQREDTAFPMRVDEYVSLARYPRLGLWESPSHEDNDAVMRALDRAGVSDFASRRTDELSGGEWQRVRIARALAQEGSALVLDEPTTFLDMPHEMSLFELLDSLARDGLAVLVVSHQLNLLARFARTMVLLDRGKVAASGAPGDVMRASVLEEIYDWPLVVTRDPASGTPALLPLRRPTALS from the coding sequence GTGAGCGAGAAAATCGCGCGATCGATGATTCGGTTCGACGATGTGGTCGTTCGCTATGCGGGCGCGCGAGCCAACGCCCTGGACGGCGTCTCCTTCGATGTCCCGAGTGGTGCGATGACGGCCGTCGCCGGCCCAAACGGCAGTGGCAAGTCGACTTTGGTTCGCGCGCTGTTGCGCCGTCAACCGCTGGTCACCGGGCAAATCATGATTGGCGGTGAGAGTCACTCGGTGCTCACGCAGCGCGAGCTCGCCCGGCGCGTCGCAGTCGCACCTCAGCGCGAGGATACCGCGTTCCCAATGCGTGTCGATGAGTATGTGTCGCTCGCGCGGTATCCCCGGCTTGGCCTGTGGGAAAGCCCGTCACACGAGGACAATGATGCGGTTATGCGGGCGCTCGACCGCGCGGGCGTTTCGGACTTTGCCTCTCGCCGAACGGACGAGCTTTCCGGCGGGGAATGGCAGCGCGTCCGCATCGCTCGCGCGCTGGCTCAGGAAGGATCGGCGCTTGTCCTGGACGAGCCCACGACGTTCCTCGACATGCCTCATGAGATGTCGCTGTTCGAGCTCCTCGATTCGCTGGCGCGTGATGGTCTGGCCGTTCTGGTCGTGAGCCATCAGCTCAATCTCCTCGCTCGCTTCGCCCGGACCATGGTGCTTCTCGATCGCGGCAAGGTCGCCGCGTCAGGCGCGCCGGGCGACGTAATGCGCGCCTCCGTGCTCGAGGAAATCTACGACTGGCCGCTCGTGGTCACCCGCGATCCTGCCTCAGGCACACCGGCTCTGCTGCCTCTCCGGCGCCCCACTGCCCTCTCGTGA
- a CDS encoding helical backbone metal receptor, with product MRLASVVISAVISLSACSPDRARPSAPLTDDFGDTIVVRGVPQRIVSLNPATTEIAFAIGAGYRLVGRTHWDLYPPEAKNVPDLGSGIRPNVEAVLGARPDLVLLYGSIDNRPAATRLRAAGVNTLSLKIDRIADFHRAVRLMALLFGDSASGAAVSDSVSRTLARVQRATAPLPKPTVFWHIWDAPLITIARGSYMNELIEIAGARNVYGEMAAASPTVGIEDVLQRNPQYIITGPEGAAKIKADPRWAAAPAVKDGRVLVVDTALVGRPAARLGEAALALATLFHPGILPDSAR from the coding sequence TTGCGTCTCGCATCAGTCGTCATCAGCGCCGTCATCTCGCTGTCCGCATGCTCTCCGGATCGGGCGCGACCATCAGCGCCGCTCACCGACGATTTCGGCGACACGATTGTTGTCCGCGGCGTACCGCAGCGCATCGTCTCACTCAACCCGGCGACAACCGAGATCGCATTCGCTATCGGCGCCGGCTATCGTCTCGTTGGCCGCACTCACTGGGATCTGTATCCGCCAGAAGCGAAGAATGTCCCCGATCTCGGAAGCGGAATACGTCCGAATGTCGAAGCAGTACTTGGTGCGCGTCCCGATCTCGTGCTGCTTTACGGGAGCATTGACAACCGACCCGCCGCAACGAGGCTTCGTGCTGCAGGCGTAAATACTCTTTCACTGAAGATCGACCGCATCGCCGATTTTCACCGTGCGGTGCGGCTCATGGCCCTCCTCTTCGGCGACAGCGCAAGCGGCGCCGCGGTCTCCGACTCGGTCTCGCGCACCCTTGCCCGCGTCCAGCGTGCCACCGCGCCGCTGCCGAAGCCAACGGTCTTCTGGCACATCTGGGACGCGCCGCTCATCACGATTGCGCGAGGCAGCTACATGAACGAGCTCATCGAAATCGCCGGCGCAAGGAACGTGTACGGTGAAATGGCGGCTGCGTCTCCGACCGTTGGGATCGAAGACGTGCTTCAAAGAAATCCGCAATACATCATCACCGGGCCGGAAGGTGCCGCGAAGATAAAGGCCGATCCGCGATGGGCAGCTGCTCCCGCCGTAAAGGATGGCCGGGTGCTCGTTGTGGACACGGCACTCGTTGGGCGACCAGCGGCGCGGCTCGGCGAAGCGGCACTCGCTCTGGCAACGCTTTTTCATCCGGGGATTCTTCCGGACTCCGCGCGGTGA
- the selB gene encoding selenocysteine-specific translation elongation factor produces MILGTAGHIDHGKTALVKALTGVDTDRLPEEKRRGITIDLGFAPLVVDGIGTVGIVDVPGHEAFVRTMLAGASGIDIALLVVAADEGVMPQTREHLEILSLLGIPRAVVALTKRDLVTEEWLSLVMDDVRALLSDTRFAASELVPVSAVSGAGVPELRRAIAAAALGAKERSRPADDLFRMPVDRAFTVKGTGTVVTGTVWSGMVARDATVRIFSPGKRSRVRGIQHHGEVVKSAGPGERVALALSDLDVSEVARGSVVIAEPSWPVTTRIEADVRLTATDVAIGPRTRLRFHLGTADVGARISRRVVEGFADEQHFIATIVLDEPLLVRGRDRFVLRLPSPPTTIGGGVIRDPLPPRKRRRRAASTVAARNASELLNEMTRAADLSGLPVEQVPIRLGLPPADAVVLARETGLVEIESRLYHTKVLEELEQTVQRIVLAHVENFPLEPGVQLQSLRSTAGAPDRVIDRILDQLAKKGKIEIRQSSVRPAGWSPRLSGRDRGVAEAVMHRICITPSEPPAVSELVEVFGEKVEDVLRYLERNGEVVKVSEDRYYSPDAVAKMVGKLRSTLEPGRTYSPAELREVLGVSRKYLIPFLEFCDVKGVTSRNAAGRVLAGRDAGARTGGNR; encoded by the coding sequence ATGATACTGGGCACAGCCGGGCATATCGATCACGGAAAGACTGCCCTGGTGAAAGCTCTCACCGGAGTCGACACGGACCGTCTTCCGGAGGAGAAGCGACGCGGAATTACAATCGACCTCGGCTTCGCGCCACTCGTCGTAGACGGCATTGGAACCGTTGGAATCGTTGACGTTCCCGGGCACGAGGCATTTGTCCGCACGATGCTCGCAGGTGCAAGCGGTATCGACATAGCGCTTCTCGTCGTGGCCGCGGACGAAGGTGTGATGCCGCAGACGAGAGAACACCTCGAGATCCTCTCTCTACTCGGAATCCCGCGAGCGGTAGTGGCCCTCACGAAGCGGGATCTCGTGACGGAGGAATGGCTGTCACTGGTGATGGATGATGTCAGGGCGCTGCTCTCGGATACTCGATTCGCTGCGAGCGAGCTTGTGCCGGTGTCCGCGGTTTCGGGTGCGGGCGTACCTGAGCTTCGCCGAGCGATCGCGGCCGCCGCACTCGGCGCGAAGGAACGATCAAGGCCTGCCGACGATCTCTTCCGTATGCCTGTGGACCGTGCATTCACGGTGAAAGGGACCGGAACGGTTGTAACCGGCACCGTCTGGAGTGGAATGGTTGCCCGCGATGCAACGGTGAGAATCTTTTCGCCGGGCAAAAGATCTCGCGTCCGCGGAATTCAGCATCATGGTGAAGTCGTCAAATCAGCGGGTCCCGGGGAGCGTGTAGCACTGGCTCTCTCGGATCTCGATGTCAGCGAAGTGGCACGCGGCAGTGTCGTGATTGCAGAGCCGTCGTGGCCCGTGACGACGAGGATCGAAGCCGACGTTCGACTCACCGCCACCGACGTCGCGATCGGACCACGGACGCGCTTACGCTTCCATCTCGGAACGGCGGATGTCGGAGCCAGAATCAGTCGCCGCGTCGTCGAAGGATTCGCGGATGAGCAGCACTTCATCGCGACCATCGTGCTCGATGAGCCGCTGCTGGTGAGAGGACGCGACCGTTTCGTGTTGAGATTGCCGTCTCCCCCAACGACGATCGGCGGTGGTGTGATTCGCGACCCGCTTCCGCCGCGCAAGCGAAGGCGTCGCGCGGCCTCGACCGTTGCGGCGAGAAACGCCAGTGAACTTCTCAACGAAATGACCCGAGCGGCAGACCTTTCGGGTCTGCCGGTAGAACAGGTGCCGATCAGGCTCGGCCTGCCGCCAGCCGATGCCGTGGTCCTGGCACGGGAAACCGGTCTCGTGGAGATAGAGTCGCGGCTTTATCACACGAAAGTGCTGGAAGAGCTCGAGCAGACCGTTCAACGCATTGTCCTCGCGCACGTCGAAAACTTTCCGCTCGAGCCGGGTGTCCAACTCCAGAGCCTTCGATCGACCGCCGGCGCTCCCGACCGCGTGATCGACCGCATTCTCGATCAGCTCGCGAAAAAGGGGAAGATCGAGATTCGCCAGTCTTCAGTGAGACCGGCGGGATGGTCGCCGAGGCTGAGCGGTCGGGATCGCGGGGTCGCCGAGGCCGTCATGCACAGGATTTGCATTACGCCGAGTGAACCTCCCGCAGTGTCGGAGCTGGTCGAGGTCTTTGGTGAAAAAGTCGAGGACGTGCTTCGTTATCTGGAGCGGAATGGCGAGGTAGTAAAGGTCTCGGAGGACCGGTATTACTCTCCGGACGCGGTAGCGAAAATGGTCGGTAAGCTTCGTTCCACGCTGGAGCCGGGCCGAACTTACAGCCCGGCGGAGCTTCGGGAGGTTCTCGGGGTTTCAAGGAAGTACCTGATCCCGTTCCTCGAGTTTTGTGATGTGAAGGGGGTCACGAGTCGCAACGCGGCGGGGAGGGTTCTCGCCGGCAGGGACGCGGGTGCTCGTACTGGCGGGAACAGGTGA
- the metK gene encoding methionine adenosyltransferase codes for MLDRHLFTSESVTEGHPDKVADQISDAILDAILADDPVARVACETLVTTGLACVAGEITTETYVPIGDIVRRTIDRIGYTDATYGFDSKTCAVVNTIGRQSPDIKRGVDTGGAGDQGMMFGYASDETEELMPLPILLAHKLTRQLAECRRNGAGDILRPDGKSQVTVVYEGDIPVAVDTVVISTQHDDRVSNKKLHQMVISDVIEPVIPKELRDEHIKYHINPTGRFVVGGPQGDAGLTGRKIIVDTYGGMGRHGGGAFSGKDPSKVDRSACYAARWVAKNIVAAKLARRCEVQLAYAIGVARPVSVAVDTFGTNTVPESAIMRAVAEVFDLTPAGIMKALDLRKPIYEVTAAYGHFGRAPRKDGGGKNGKTFFTWERTDRVKELQRAVKS; via the coding sequence GTGCTCGATCGACATCTGTTCACCTCTGAGTCAGTTACCGAGGGTCATCCCGACAAGGTAGCTGACCAGATATCGGACGCCATTCTGGATGCAATCCTGGCGGACGATCCAGTTGCCCGTGTTGCATGCGAGACCCTCGTTACGACCGGGCTCGCGTGCGTCGCAGGCGAGATCACCACTGAGACCTACGTGCCGATCGGCGACATCGTTCGCCGGACGATCGACCGTATCGGCTATACGGATGCGACTTACGGATTCGACTCGAAGACGTGCGCCGTTGTGAACACCATTGGCCGGCAATCCCCCGACATCAAACGCGGCGTCGACACCGGCGGTGCAGGGGATCAGGGAATGATGTTCGGCTACGCGTCGGACGAGACCGAGGAGCTGATGCCGCTCCCGATACTTCTGGCGCACAAGCTCACACGCCAGCTGGCGGAGTGCAGGCGCAACGGGGCGGGTGACATTCTCCGCCCCGATGGCAAGTCGCAAGTCACCGTTGTTTACGAAGGCGACATCCCGGTTGCAGTCGACACCGTGGTCATTTCCACTCAGCACGACGACAGGGTGTCGAACAAGAAGCTTCACCAGATGGTGATTTCTGACGTAATCGAACCCGTTATTCCGAAAGAACTTAGGGACGAGCATATCAAGTATCACATTAATCCGACGGGACGCTTTGTCGTCGGTGGTCCCCAGGGCGACGCGGGGCTCACGGGACGTAAGATCATCGTAGACACATACGGCGGGATGGGGCGTCACGGCGGCGGTGCATTCAGCGGGAAGGATCCTTCGAAGGTCGACCGCAGCGCGTGCTACGCGGCGCGCTGGGTCGCGAAGAACATTGTCGCCGCGAAGCTCGCGCGCCGGTGTGAGGTTCAGCTCGCTTATGCGATTGGTGTCGCCCGCCCGGTCTCGGTGGCGGTAGACACGTTTGGGACGAACACTGTTCCCGAGAGCGCGATCATGCGGGCAGTCGCGGAAGTATTCGACCTGACGCCTGCGGGCATCATGAAGGCGCTCGATCTTCGCAAGCCGATTTACGAAGTGACTGCGGCATACGGGCACTTCGGCCGCGCGCCGCGAAAGGATGGAGGGGGCAAGAACGGAAAGACCTTCTTTACGTGGGAGCGCACCGATCGAGTGAAGGAGCTGCAGCGCGCCGTCAAATCCTAG
- a CDS encoding bifunctional nuclease family protein, producing MQLVECEVMRLGLDRSNNSYVVILREKDGERLLPIWIGQSEAESIVIEMSKLRRERPLTHDLCKTLITGLGGTLRRIQITKVENRTYYAELHIRLEERMIQIDARPSDSIAIALRFAAPIYAQEDLLTSLLFDDSSDESESIPSAQEVEQSDEMTPSQLQKYLENLRPEDLGKFNI from the coding sequence ATGCAGCTCGTTGAATGTGAGGTCATGCGCCTCGGGCTCGATCGCTCCAACAATTCCTACGTAGTGATCCTGCGGGAGAAGGACGGCGAGCGTCTCCTCCCGATCTGGATCGGCCAATCCGAGGCCGAGTCGATCGTCATCGAGATGAGCAAGCTGCGTCGCGAGCGGCCGCTCACTCACGATCTCTGCAAGACTCTCATCACCGGACTCGGCGGAACCCTTCGCCGCATCCAGATCACGAAAGTCGAAAACAGGACGTATTACGCCGAGCTGCATATCCGTCTCGAGGAGAGGATGATTCAGATCGACGCTCGCCCGTCGGACAGCATCGCGATTGCCCTCCGTTTCGCCGCTCCCATCTACGCGCAGGAAGATCTCCTCACGTCACTGCTGTTCGACGACAGCTCGGATGAGTCCGAGTCGATCCCTTCGGCTCAGGAAGTTGAACAGTCCGACGAGATGACGCCCTCGCAGCTTCAGAAGTACCTCGAGAATCTGCGCCCGGAAGATCTTGGGAAGTTCAATATCTAG
- a CDS encoding TonB-dependent receptor — protein sequence MARSVSRASLICITSALVASTVAGQDRDTVTLDTVIVSASKTPVRRSELTQSVTVISGDDLRARGVARVSDALQLVPGALMAQNGSIGSVSTLFLRGGESRYTKVLIDGVAVNQSGGFFDFSHLTTDNVDRIEIVRGPASVLYGADAVTGIIQIFTRSGRGPLSLNASVRGGTYGTIDGELGVNGSAKRVGYSLAGAQHRSDGIFDFNNQYSSGTLSSALSLLPGSANNLRVSARYTSAEFHYPTDYTGAPVDSNSYRVQHRLTVGLDAGRQITSAVRIGILAGTNEVSDLTEDIAIPFGASSPVHLADLSRAFRRMAEARLSFTLPMQTILNVGGEYLRERERSSSSSAPVGAPLIADSRFAAHRTNHAAYAELLGTAFRRLSYTIAGRIDDNSDYDARSTYRIGTSVPLAVATRFRASLSTAYNAPAFNQLRPTLYTVGSPGLTPERARSWEAGLEHSVRSGIARVSASYFNQRFYDLIQFVAGGPPSFKGSYANLAEAESNGYEVEVDVTPPGIVSANASFTHARPRVARVSSAYMGSLTPGEALIRRPTHSGTASLRISPRRSSLALTASYIGKRPDIDFNQFPSPTVTLPAYARIDASGVVDLWRTGSGSALSLTARVENALDRKYETVLHYPAPGRTVLLGARYSGSL from the coding sequence TTGGCCCGTTCCGTTTCGCGCGCGTCGTTGATCTGCATCACGTCTGCGCTTGTTGCCTCGACGGTCGCGGGGCAGGACAGGGACACCGTTACACTGGATACCGTGATCGTCTCGGCCAGCAAGACACCGGTCAGGCGAAGCGAGCTGACGCAGTCGGTCACCGTTATCAGCGGCGACGATCTTCGCGCGCGAGGCGTTGCTCGCGTGTCCGATGCGCTCCAGCTCGTGCCGGGCGCGCTCATGGCTCAGAACGGATCCATCGGATCGGTGAGCACTCTGTTTCTGAGGGGCGGTGAAAGTCGCTACACAAAGGTTCTGATCGACGGTGTCGCTGTGAACCAGTCGGGAGGCTTCTTCGACTTCAGCCACCTGACGACCGACAACGTCGACAGGATCGAGATTGTCCGCGGTCCCGCCAGTGTTCTTTACGGAGCCGACGCGGTGACCGGCATCATTCAGATATTCACCCGCTCTGGTCGAGGACCACTCTCATTGAATGCCAGCGTGCGGGGCGGCACGTACGGCACAATCGACGGCGAGCTCGGCGTCAACGGCTCAGCGAAGCGAGTGGGATATTCGCTGGCCGGAGCGCAGCATCGGAGCGACGGGATTTTCGACTTCAATAATCAGTACTCGAGCGGGACTCTGAGCAGTGCGCTCTCACTGTTACCTGGATCCGCGAACAACCTGCGCGTGTCTGCGCGCTACACCAGCGCGGAATTCCACTACCCGACCGACTACACCGGGGCGCCAGTCGACAGCAACTCCTACCGGGTCCAGCATCGGCTGACCGTGGGACTCGACGCCGGCCGGCAGATCACATCGGCTGTCCGCATCGGCATTCTCGCTGGAACGAACGAAGTATCCGATCTGACCGAAGACATCGCGATTCCATTCGGCGCATCGAGTCCGGTTCATCTAGCCGATCTGTCACGCGCGTTTCGGCGCATGGCAGAAGCGCGGCTCAGTTTCACGCTGCCAATGCAGACGATTCTGAACGTCGGAGGCGAGTACCTGCGAGAGCGGGAGCGCAGCAGCTCATCGTCCGCACCTGTCGGCGCGCCGCTCATCGCTGACTCGCGGTTCGCAGCGCATCGAACCAACCACGCCGCGTACGCGGAGCTTCTGGGCACGGCGTTCAGGCGTCTATCGTACACAATCGCGGGACGGATTGACGACAACTCTGACTACGATGCCCGCTCGACCTATCGCATTGGAACGAGCGTGCCGCTCGCTGTCGCTACGCGCTTTCGCGCATCGCTCAGCACAGCGTACAACGCCCCGGCGTTCAATCAGCTTCGGCCAACGCTTTACACGGTTGGCAGTCCCGGTTTGACGCCCGAGCGCGCACGCAGCTGGGAGGCTGGGCTCGAGCATTCCGTGCGTTCAGGCATAGCAAGAGTTTCGGCCAGCTACTTCAATCAACGTTTTTACGATCTCATTCAGTTCGTCGCAGGCGGGCCACCCTCGTTCAAGGGCAGCTACGCGAATCTCGCCGAGGCCGAATCCAATGGCTATGAGGTCGAAGTCGACGTGACGCCGCCAGGTATTGTGTCGGCGAATGCCAGCTTCACCCACGCGCGGCCGCGCGTGGCGCGAGTCTCGTCTGCCTACATGGGCAGCCTGACCCCGGGCGAGGCGCTCATAAGGCGACCGACTCATTCCGGAACCGCGTCCCTTCGAATCTCGCCTCGGCGGAGCTCACTTGCGCTCACCGCGAGCTATATAGGCAAGCGTCCGGACATCGATTTCAACCAGTTTCCGTCGCCGACCGTGACTCTTCCCGCATATGCGCGAATCGACGCGTCTGGTGTCGTCGACCTCTGGCGGACCGGTTCAGGCTCGGCGCTGTCGCTCACCGCCAGAGTCGAGAACGCGCTCGACAGGAAATACGAAACTGTGCTGCACTATCCCGCTCCCGGACGGACCGTGCTGCTCGGCGCACGCTACAGCGGGAGTTTGTAG
- the recO gene encoding DNA repair protein RecO has translation MAPLVTEAIVLHAFDYLETSRILRLLTRDAGVQSVLARGARRSRKRFGSAMDLFAQGLAEIHFRPNRELQTLGALDVTRARAELGEDVGRFTAASMISEIVLRFPYEESAAGIFDVAEECFDRIGAAEPQKTLDAGLGGAWRIIAHLGFTPALDVCANCHAPLDPSLAVSFSHSAGGALCQRCGAAAAGSRLLPPTARDAIRTWIVGAEAAPLSSAEGRAHQRLLREFFQEHLGSDRELRAFRVWEQGAWSAA, from the coding sequence ATGGCACCTCTCGTCACCGAAGCGATCGTTCTCCACGCGTTCGACTACCTCGAAACGTCGCGAATTCTTCGCCTTCTTACGCGTGACGCGGGAGTGCAATCGGTGCTGGCGCGCGGGGCACGGCGGTCGAGGAAACGCTTCGGCAGCGCGATGGACCTCTTTGCCCAGGGATTGGCTGAAATTCACTTTCGACCCAACCGCGAGCTGCAGACGCTCGGCGCACTCGATGTGACACGCGCTCGTGCCGAGCTGGGCGAGGACGTCGGAAGATTCACTGCGGCCTCCATGATCTCGGAAATCGTCCTGCGGTTTCCGTACGAGGAGTCGGCGGCCGGCATCTTCGACGTTGCCGAGGAGTGCTTCGACAGAATAGGCGCCGCCGAGCCACAGAAGACCCTCGACGCTGGCTTGGGAGGGGCGTGGCGAATCATTGCTCATCTCGGATTCACACCCGCCCTCGACGTGTGTGCCAACTGTCATGCGCCACTCGACCCGTCTCTGGCAGTTTCGTTTTCGCATTCGGCAGGCGGCGCATTATGCCAACGCTGTGGCGCTGCCGCTGCCGGCAGCCGTCTTCTTCCTCCCACGGCGCGAGACGCGATCCGCACGTGGATCGTGGGCGCTGAAGCCGCCCCGCTGTCTAGCGCCGAAGGTCGGGCGCACCAGCGTCTCCTGCGCGAGTTCTTCCAGGAGCACCTTGGCAGCGATCGCGAGCTCCGCGCCTTCCGCGTCTGGGAACAGGGCGCCTGGAGCGCTGCATGA
- a CDS encoding iron ABC transporter permease, translating to MITHRRWHWIAVLVVFFAVSIAAIATGAVRIPVGDVIRAIAGDGDESVIAIVRSLRLPRVALAALIGAGLGMSGGALQGTLRNGLAEPYLLGVSGGAAVGAVAAFSAGANDAGWIALAAFSGAAVAVMLALLVARAAGRGGRGDPRTLLMAGVVIGAFANAVIMVALANAPPNTLRGALWWMMGSAGDATWPTVSVLALSILFGGAALVYLARDIDVLSLGEESAAALGVDVDRSARAIYLLSALLAAATVAAAGLVGFVGLIVPHLVRAAGLRRNRPLLLGSALVGATLVVAADLAARTLRPPAELPLGAVTAILGVPFFLAQLRKTA from the coding sequence GTGATCACACATCGTCGCTGGCACTGGATCGCTGTGCTCGTCGTTTTCTTTGCGGTCTCGATCGCCGCAATTGCGACCGGAGCCGTGCGCATTCCAGTAGGCGACGTAATCCGCGCAATCGCCGGAGACGGCGATGAGTCCGTCATAGCAATCGTTCGCAGCCTCCGTCTCCCTCGGGTTGCGCTGGCGGCGCTCATCGGTGCAGGACTCGGAATGAGCGGCGGCGCACTTCAGGGAACGCTGCGAAACGGGCTTGCCGAGCCATATCTTCTCGGGGTCTCGGGCGGCGCAGCTGTTGGCGCCGTCGCTGCATTTTCTGCGGGCGCAAACGACGCCGGCTGGATCGCGCTTGCTGCATTCTCCGGAGCGGCGGTCGCGGTCATGCTCGCGCTTCTGGTTGCGCGCGCGGCGGGCCGCGGCGGCCGGGGCGATCCGAGGACTCTTCTCATGGCGGGCGTCGTGATCGGCGCCTTCGCCAACGCCGTGATAATGGTGGCGCTGGCAAACGCACCGCCCAACACATTGAGGGGAGCCCTCTGGTGGATGATGGGCTCCGCGGGCGACGCGACCTGGCCGACTGTCAGCGTGCTCGCTCTCTCGATCCTGTTCGGCGGAGCGGCGCTCGTTTATCTGGCGCGAGACATCGACGTGCTTTCGCTGGGGGAGGAATCCGCAGCGGCACTCGGCGTAGATGTCGATCGATCAGCTCGTGCCATCTATCTGTTGAGTGCGCTGCTCGCTGCGGCGACTGTCGCCGCGGCGGGTCTCGTAGGATTCGTTGGCCTGATTGTTCCCCATCTCGTGCGCGCCGCGGGATTGCGTCGGAACCGGCCGCTGTTGCTCGGCTCGGCGCTCGTCGGCGCAACTCTCGTTGTGGCCGCGGATCTTGCCGCGCGAACGCTGCGCCCACCCGCCGAGCTTCCATTGGGCGCCGTGACAGCAATACTCGGCGTTCCTTTCTTCCTGGCTCAGCTCAGGAAAACGGCGTGA